The following proteins come from a genomic window of Caldisericia bacterium:
- a CDS encoding FAD:protein FMN transferase, with protein MWIRFKYKRVIIYFLVFLIISLISCKGGLYTSKGLYMGTFLIISVDKDHKGVISKINEKIIEIENKFSRFNENSLTSKINKNKGEWVKVDDEFIYVLEKAIYFNKISNNAFNPLVGDIVNEWGFYDGNYKIPNDEILNRLIKEINIENIFIDKEKKEVKIISGSLDFGGIVKGYALDKIKEILKENKVKEAIINFGGNVLVIGNRNFNVGVKNPRGEGIIYTFEVKDGFMVSTSGDYENFFIKNGVRFHHIIDPKTGKPSKSGVIEVSVVSDSGIDGDALSTTLFILGKEKGKDLIKNYFKKIKVLFVDENLNKEIIDEKD; from the coding sequence TTGTGGATTCGATTTAAATATAAAAGAGTAATAATCTATTTTCTTGTTTTTTTAATAATTTCACTTATATCATGCAAAGGTGGTCTATATACATCAAAGGGTCTTTATATGGGTACTTTTTTAATAATTTCAGTCGATAAAGATCATAAAGGTGTAATAAGCAAAATAAATGAAAAAATAATTGAGATTGAGAACAAATTTTCAAGATTTAATGAAAATTCATTAACATCAAAAATAAACAAAAATAAAGGTGAATGGGTAAAGGTTGATGATGAATTTATTTATGTTCTTGAAAAAGCAATTTACTTTAACAAAATATCAAATAATGCATTTAATCCTTTAGTAGGAGATATTGTTAATGAATGGGGTTTTTATGATGGAAATTATAAAATTCCCAATGATGAGATATTGAACAGATTAATAAAAGAGATTAATATTGAAAATATTTTTATTGATAAAGAGAAAAAAGAAGTCAAAATTATTTCTGGTTCACTTGATTTTGGAGGAATAGTTAAAGGTTATGCACTTGATAAAATTAAAGAGATTTTAAAAGAAAATAAAGTTAAAGAAGCAATTATAAATTTTGGTGGAAATGTTCTTGTTATAGGTAATAGAAACTTTAACGTAGGAGTAAAAAATCCAAGAGGTGAAGGAATAATTTATACTTTTGAAGTAAAAGATGGCTTTATGGTTTCAACTTCAGGTGATTATGAAAATTTTTTTATAAAAAATGGTGTTAGGTTTCATCATATTATAGATCCTAAAACAGGAAAACCTTCAAAAAGCGGAGTGATTGAGGTAAGCGTTGTTTCAGATTCTGGAATTGATGGTGATGCTTTATCAACAACTCTTTTTATTCTTGGAAAAGAAAAGGGGAAAGATCTTATTAAAAATTACTTCAAAAAAATAAAAGTTCTTTTTGTTGATGAAAATTTAAATAAAGAGATAATAGATGAAAAAGATTGA
- the amrS gene encoding AmmeMemoRadiSam system radical SAM enzyme, whose translation MKEALLYEKLEKNKVRCNLCYKRCVIKENEFGFCGVRKNIDGKLFTTIYGLVSSIAIDPIEKKPLFHFYPGSKTLSLGTWGCNLRCKHCQNLEISYEKYHDKLFSISKYFSPKDLVNLAKSYNSKGISFTYNEPTIWFEYSLDVFKLAKENNLYTVYVTNGTITSEGLNIISPYLDAFRVDIKAFYDSSFKKLTDVKGVNYILERAIEAKKLGMHVEVVTNVIPTVNDSIEEMENLAKWIKENLGPKTPWHITRFYPYMDFSHLMPTPIKTLEMIKEIGDKIGLNFVYIGNVYGHPFENTYCPNCKSLVIKRAGFDVLEYNVINGRCKFCGFDLNIKE comes from the coding sequence ATAAAAGAGGCTTTATTATATGAAAAATTAGAAAAAAATAAAGTTAGATGTAATTTATGCTATAAAAGATGTGTAATAAAAGAAAATGAGTTTGGTTTTTGTGGAGTAAGAAAAAATATAGATGGTAAACTTTTTACAACAATTTATGGACTTGTATCTTCAATTGCGATAGATCCAATTGAAAAAAAACCGCTTTTCCATTTTTATCCTGGAAGTAAAACTCTTTCATTAGGTACATGGGGGTGCAATTTAAGATGTAAACATTGTCAAAATTTGGAAATTTCTTATGAAAAATATCATGATAAACTTTTTTCAATAAGTAAATATTTTAGTCCCAAAGACCTTGTAAATCTTGCTAAATCATACAATTCAAAAGGAATATCATTTACATATAATGAACCAACAATTTGGTTTGAATATTCGTTAGATGTTTTTAAACTTGCAAAAGAAAATAATTTATACACTGTTTATGTAACAAATGGAACCATAACTTCAGAAGGTTTAAATATAATATCTCCATATCTTGATGCTTTTAGAGTTGATATAAAGGCTTTTTATGATTCAAGTTTCAAAAAATTAACAGATGTAAAAGGAGTAAACTATATTCTTGAAAGAGCAATTGAAGCAAAAAAACTTGGAATGCATGTTGAGGTGGTTACTAATGTTATTCCAACAGTAAATGATTCTATTGAAGAGATGGAAAATCTTGCAAAATGGATAAAAGAAAATCTTGGACCAAAAACCCCATGGCATATTACGAGATTCTATCCATATATGGACTTTTCCCATCTTATGCCTACACCAATTAAAACTCTTGAAATGATTAAAGAAATTGGAGATAAAATTGGTTTAAATTTTGTTTACATTGGAAATGTTTATGGACATCCATTTGAAAATACATATTGTCCAAATTGTAAAAGTTTAGTAATAAAAAGAGCAGGTTTTGATGTTCTTGAATATAATGTTATTAATGGGAGATGTAAGTTTTGTGGATTCGATTTAAATATAAAAGAGTAA
- the gltA gene encoding NADPH-dependent glutamate synthase translates to MAINPKKTPMREQDPKERIKNFDEVPFGYTEEEAILEAERCLQCKIPKCIEGCPVNVDIPGFIKAIKERDFDRAIKIMKSTNSLPAITGRVCPQETQCEEKCVLGKKYEPVAIGRLERFIADWDAKRGMVIPEIKEKYDIKVAVVGAGPAGLTCAADLAKFGYDVTIFESLHAPGGVLIYGIPEFRLPKSIVHREVEYVKKLGVKIVTNVVVGRTFTLKDLFNEGYKAIFLGTGAGAPQFMNIPGENLLGILSANEYLTRINLMKAYKFPEYDTPVKKGKIVAVIGAGNVAMDAARSALRMGAERVIVVYRRTEKEMPARVEEYHHAIEEGVEFLWLTCPTRYFGDENGWVKEMEVIKNELGEPDESGRRRPVPIKGSEYRIKVDTVIVAIGTVPNPLVARTSGLKTGKHGVVLADENGRTSLEGVWAGGDIVTGAATVILAMGAGKKAAQDMDRYLKEKYIYKKEFAWASI, encoded by the coding sequence ATGGCCATAAATCCTAAAAAAACTCCTATGAGAGAACAAGATCCAAAAGAGAGAATAAAAAATTTTGATGAAGTTCCATTTGGTTATACTGAAGAGGAAGCAATTTTAGAAGCAGAAAGATGTCTTCAATGTAAAATTCCAAAATGTATCGAAGGATGTCCTGTAAATGTTGATATTCCAGGTTTTATAAAAGCAATAAAAGAAAGAGATTTTGATAGAGCAATTAAAATAATGAAAAGCACAAACTCTCTTCCAGCAATAACTGGAAGAGTTTGTCCACAAGAAACTCAATGTGAAGAAAAATGTGTTTTAGGTAAAAAATATGAACCTGTTGCAATTGGAAGGCTTGAAAGATTTATAGCAGATTGGGATGCAAAAAGAGGTATGGTTATTCCTGAGATAAAAGAAAAATATGATATAAAAGTTGCTGTTGTTGGAGCGGGTCCTGCAGGTTTAACATGTGCTGCAGATTTAGCAAAATTTGGTTATGATGTAACTATATTTGAATCACTTCATGCACCAGGTGGTGTTTTAATTTATGGAATACCAGAATTCAGATTACCAAAGTCTATTGTCCATAGAGAAGTTGAATATGTTAAAAAACTTGGAGTAAAAATAGTTACAAATGTTGTAGTTGGAAGAACTTTTACCCTTAAGGATCTTTTTAACGAAGGTTATAAAGCAATATTTTTAGGAACTGGTGCAGGAGCACCTCAATTTATGAATATACCTGGTGAAAATTTACTTGGAATACTTTCAGCAAATGAATATTTAACAAGAATAAATTTAATGAAAGCATATAAATTTCCTGAATATGATACTCCTGTAAAAAAAGGTAAGATTGTAGCAGTAATAGGAGCAGGAAATGTAGCAATGGATGCAGCAAGAAGTGCTTTAAGAATGGGCGCTGAAAGAGTAATTGTTGTTTATAGAAGAACAGAAAAAGAGATGCCAGCAAGAGTTGAAGAGTATCATCATGCAATTGAAGAGGGTGTTGAATTTTTATGGTTAACATGTCCAACTAGATATTTTGGAGATGAAAATGGTTGGGTTAAAGAAATGGAAGTTATAAAAAATGAACTTGGAGAACCAGATGAGTCTGGAAGAAGAAGACCTGTTCCAATAAAAGGAAGTGAATATAGAATTAAAGTTGACACTGTTATTGTAGCGATAGGAACTGTTCCTAACCCACTTGTTGCAAGAACAAGCGGACTTAAAACTGGAAAACATGGAGTAGTTTTAGCAGATGAAAATGGAAGAACATCTCTTGAGGGAGTTTGGGCAGGTGGTGATATTGTAACTGGTGCTGCAACTGTCATTCTTGCAATGGGTGCAGGTAAAAAAGCAGCACAAGATATGGATAGATATTTAAAGGAAAAATATATTTACAAAAAGGAATTTGCTTGGGCTTCTATTTGA
- a CDS encoding sulfide/dihydroorotate dehydrogenase-like FAD/NAD-binding protein, translating to MFEITHKEELCPTIFLMKVKAPYVARSAKPGQFFILRVYEKGERIPLTIADYDDEEITMVFQTVGLTTYLLSYKEPHDTIYDIVGPLGTPSEIHKYESGSVVLVGGGVGIAPIYPILRGFKEAKNKVITILGARNKNLLFWEDRFSKISDEVLITTDDGSYGKKGFVTDALKELIDRGEKIAQVTAIGPPIMMKNVAELTRPYRIKTIVSLNSIMVDGTGMCGVCRVEVGNETKLTCQDGPEFDGHLVNFDLLFERLRMYKSEEQLAMNFLEEKRRLLYGHKS from the coding sequence ATGTTTGAAATAACACACAAAGAGGAATTATGCCCCACAATTTTTTTAATGAAAGTTAAAGCCCCATATGTTGCAAGAAGTGCCAAGCCTGGCCAATTTTTTATATTAAGAGTTTATGAAAAAGGTGAAAGAATTCCATTGACAATTGCTGATTATGATGATGAAGAAATTACTATGGTTTTCCAAACAGTTGGACTTACTACTTATCTTTTGTCTTATAAAGAACCTCATGATACAATTTATGATATTGTTGGACCTCTTGGCACACCTTCTGAAATACATAAATATGAAAGTGGCTCAGTGGTGTTAGTTGGAGGAGGTGTTGGAATTGCACCAATCTACCCAATTTTAAGAGGATTTAAAGAGGCTAAAAATAAAGTTATTACAATTTTAGGAGCAAGAAATAAAAATCTTCTTTTCTGGGAGGATAGATTCAGTAAAATCTCAGATGAGGTTCTAATAACAACTGATGATGGTAGTTATGGAAAAAAAGGATTTGTAACAGATGCATTAAAAGAATTAATTGATAGAGGGGAGAAAATTGCTCAAGTTACTGCAATTGGTCCACCAATAATGATGAAAAATGTTGCAGAACTTACAAGACCATATAGAATAAAAACAATTGTCAGTTTAAATTCAATCATGGTTGATGGAACAGGTATGTGCGGAGTGTGTAGAGTAGAGGTTGGCAATGAAACAAAATTAACTTGTCAAGATGGTCCTGAATTTGATGGACATCTTGTAAATTTTGATCTCCTCTTTGAAAGATTAAGAATGTATAAAAGTGAAGAGCAACTTGCAATGAATTTTTTAGAAGAAAAAAGGAGGTTACTCTATGGCCATAAATCCTAA